The proteins below come from a single Serratia fonticola genomic window:
- a CDS encoding fimbrial protein, which produces MKRKLGKRQRTVHPRSGAAALLLALIVVPPVTQAADDNNVHLHGALVAEPCVIPSGDEEITLDFGTIIDKYLYLNTRTLGQAFEIHLEDCDLTLGKTVSVSFTGTESSVLPGLLALDGSSGATGIAIGLETLSAQALPLNQASDKVQLQAGSTSIALKAYVQGEPDALREQSIKRGPFSAVATFHLDYE; this is translated from the coding sequence ATGAAAAGGAAATTGGGCAAACGTCAGCGTACAGTACATCCCCGTTCCGGGGCTGCCGCCCTGCTGTTGGCGCTGATTGTCGTGCCGCCGGTAACCCAGGCCGCGGATGACAATAACGTGCACCTGCATGGCGCCCTGGTGGCAGAGCCCTGTGTGATACCGTCGGGCGATGAAGAAATCACGCTGGATTTTGGCACCATCATTGACAAGTACCTGTACCTGAACACGCGTACGTTGGGCCAGGCCTTCGAGATACATCTGGAGGATTGCGACCTGACGCTGGGCAAGACGGTGAGCGTGAGCTTTACCGGCACGGAGAGCAGTGTCTTGCCGGGCCTGCTGGCTCTGGACGGCAGCAGTGGGGCCACGGGGATTGCCATCGGGCTAGAGACGCTGTCGGCCCAAGCGCTGCCGCTCAACCAGGCGAGCGATAAAGTGCAGCTGCAGGCAGGGAGCACGAGTATTGCGCTGAAGGCCTATGTGCAGGGCGAACCGGATGCGCTGAGGGAGCA
- a CDS encoding fimbrial protein, with translation MTRIINVLLLTCGLIAGITPVQAKDGEADMTFRGTLIEPPPCTINDGNQVEVNFGDRVGINKVDGENYRQPLNYQITCDKAIGGTWALTLSLSGSVAVFDSDALLTDKTSLGIRVYQNDTPFTPNSTLKINLDSPPRLEAVPIKQAGATLTEGAFEAWATLRADYE, from the coding sequence ATGACCAGAATAATAAATGTCCTGTTGCTGACCTGCGGCCTGATAGCGGGTATCACCCCGGTACAGGCCAAGGACGGTGAAGCGGACATGACGTTTCGCGGCACCCTGATAGAGCCGCCACCTTGCACCATCAATGACGGTAACCAGGTGGAGGTCAACTTCGGTGACCGGGTGGGCATCAACAAGGTGGACGGCGAGAACTACCGTCAGCCGTTGAATTACCAAATCACCTGCGACAAGGCCATCGGCGGCACCTGGGCGCTGACGCTCAGCTTGAGCGGCAGTGTGGCCGTGTTCGACAGTGACGCCTTGCTGACAGACAAGACCAGCCTCGGCATACGGGTGTACCAGAACGACACGCCCTTCACCCCGAACAGCACGCTGAAGATAAACCTGGACAGCCCGCCCCGTCTTGAGGCGGTGCCGATAAAACAAGCGGGTGCCACGCTGACCGAAGGGGCCTTTGAGGCCTGGGCCACGTTGCGTGCCGACTATGAATAA